From Coturnix japonica isolate 7356 chromosome 1, Coturnix japonica 2.1, whole genome shotgun sequence, the proteins below share one genomic window:
- the LOC107313996 gene encoding noggin-1-like, whose translation MGQDGEEEKEALDSSPPWQPILPVAAQLEGPYCCLLLLLCLLPLLATGLEDPREPLPLPFSTSDPTAHLLRGRPSAPVRPYSLSLSPEDYRYAPKPRHLRPGRLRRLLGPAFDPFWMSSEEPLGRNLSAKEDLETMSRELAEGSGRYRRKLWREVEGMELPPELPVDMVRSLRRWLVERALCRLTSTWVDLGPVFWPRWVRHTACGTDPPSCSWPPGMACRPAQLTHLKLLAWHCWAARPPGPPQCAWRQIPYPVVVACKCSCR comes from the exons atggggcaggatggggaggaggagaaggaggcaCTGGATTCTTCCCCTCCATGGCAGCCTATTCTCCCAGTGGCAGCACAGTTGGAG GGCCCCTACTGCTGCCTCCTGCTactcctctgcctgctgccactGCTTGCCACCGGCCTGGAAGACCCCCGGGAGCCACTGCCACTGCCATTCAGCACCTCCGACCCTACTGCCCACTTGCTGCGCGGCCGCCCTTCGGCCCCGGTGCGGCCCTACAGCCTGTCGCTCTCCCCTGAGGACTATCGCTACGCTCCCAAGCCTCGCCACCTGCGGCCCGGCCGACTGCGCCGGCTGCTGGGCCCAGCCTTCGACCCCTTCTGGATGTCATCCGAGGAGCCGCTAGGCCGCAACCTCAGCGCCAAGGAGGATCTGGAAACCATGAGCCGGGAGCTGGCAGAGGGCAGCGGGCGGTACCGCCGCAAGCTGtggagggaggtggaggggATGGAGCTGCCCCCAGAGCTGCCCGTCGACATGGTGCGGTCTCTGAGGCGCTGGCTGGTGGAAAGAGCCTTGTGCCGCCTCACCTCCACATGGGTGGACCTGGGGCCCGTCTTCTGGCCCCGCTGGGTGCGACACACCGCCTGTGGGACCGACCCTCCCTCCTGCTCGTGGCCCCCAGGCATGGCATGTCGCCCAGCCCAGCTCACACACCTCAAGCTGCTGGCTTGGCACTGCTGGGCCGCCCGGCCCCCTGGGCCACCGCAATGCGCATGGAGGCAGATCCCCTACCCCGTGGTGGTGGCCTGCAAGTGCTCCTGCCGCTGA